A window of Paraburkholderia bryophila contains these coding sequences:
- a CDS encoding response regulator, which yields MTDSSSAIARLLLVDDHPLVRDGLRARLEAGGNFEVVGEAGNAQEALALAAEATPHLVLMDVGMNGMNGIALAGMFHERFPAIRVLMLSMHDNLEYVTQAVRAGASGYVLKDSPATEIIQAIGVVLDGKQFFSAGLGARLIQASANQSPVERLTPRERDILDALAEGLSSKQIAQRNDLSVRTVETHRLNLKRKLDIEGQAELIKFAVENRRTKR from the coding sequence ATGACCGACTCCTCATCCGCTATCGCCCGTTTGCTGCTCGTCGACGATCACCCGCTGGTGCGCGACGGTTTGCGCGCCCGGCTCGAAGCAGGCGGCAATTTCGAAGTAGTCGGCGAAGCCGGCAATGCGCAGGAAGCACTCGCGCTCGCGGCCGAAGCAACGCCTCATCTCGTGCTGATGGACGTGGGCATGAACGGGATGAACGGCATCGCGCTGGCCGGCATGTTCCATGAGCGCTTTCCGGCGATTCGGGTGCTGATGCTGTCCATGCACGACAACCTCGAATACGTGACGCAAGCCGTGCGCGCGGGCGCCAGCGGCTACGTGCTCAAGGATTCGCCGGCCACCGAGATCATTCAGGCGATCGGTGTGGTGCTCGACGGCAAACAGTTTTTCAGCGCCGGCCTCGGCGCGCGTTTGATTCAGGCGTCGGCCAACCAGTCGCCGGTTGAACGGCTCACGCCGCGCGAACGCGATATTCTCGACGCGCTCGCGGAAGGTCTGTCGAGCAAACAGATCGCGCAACGCAACGACCTGTCGGTGCGAACGGTGGAGACGCATCGGTTGAATCTGAAGCGCAAGCTCGATATCGAAGGGCAGGCGGAGTTGATCAAGTTCGCGGTGGAGAACCGGCGCACCAAGAGGTAA
- a CDS encoding arylsulfatase: MTTHRSQRPVLRLGIIGAAVASLVVLASCGDNNVPGGATPPVVAQKRPNILYIMADDLGYSDIHAFGGEINTPNLDALVQSGRILTNHHTGTVCAITRSMLISGTDHHLVGEGTMGVPTDERKGLPGYEGYLNDRALSVAQLLKDGGYHTYMAGKWHIGSGIVGSATGGGQTPDQWGFEHSYALLGGAATNHFAHELANSQNYTEDGKYVQPGQPGQPGGAGGSPAVFYSTDFYTQRLISYIDSNKGDGKPFFAYAAYTSPHWPLQVPDPYLHNYVGHYDAGYDVIRNARIARQKALGIIPSDFVPYGGASETLVTSAATPNNGTVNAKYVSAVHSAVQGYTDYGPGTVNKTWASLSPAEKKAQARYMEIYAGMVENLDHNIGLLIQHLKDIGEYDNTFIMFQSDNGAEGWPIDSGADPTATDTANAADPVYSQLGTDNGKQNAQRLQYGLRWAEVSATPFRLTKGYSGEGGVSTPLVVHLPGQTTQKPTLRDFTHVTDNTATFLAVAQISPPTQAAPPLINTLTGVDQNKGKVVYNNRYVYPITGQSLLPLLNDQSTAAVHSASFGDEAYGRGYLRSADGRWKALWTEPPLGPVDGHWQLYDMSADRGETQDVSTQNPSVIDGLIQQWNSYMSSVGGVEPLRPRGYY, encoded by the coding sequence ATGACAACACATCGATCGCAACGCCCTGTTCTGCGTCTCGGCATCATCGGCGCAGCCGTCGCCAGCCTCGTCGTCCTTGCTTCATGCGGCGACAACAACGTGCCCGGCGGCGCGACCCCACCCGTCGTCGCGCAGAAGCGCCCGAACATTCTGTACATCATGGCCGACGATCTCGGCTACTCCGACATCCACGCATTCGGCGGCGAAATCAACACGCCGAACCTCGACGCGCTGGTGCAATCGGGCCGCATTCTGACCAATCATCACACCGGCACGGTCTGCGCGATTACGCGCTCCATGCTGATCTCCGGCACCGATCACCATCTGGTCGGCGAAGGCACCATGGGCGTGCCGACCGATGAACGCAAAGGACTGCCCGGCTACGAGGGTTATCTGAACGACCGCGCGTTGTCGGTCGCACAACTGCTGAAGGACGGCGGCTATCACACGTATATGGCCGGTAAGTGGCACATCGGTTCCGGCATTGTCGGCAGCGCGACGGGCGGCGGGCAGACGCCGGATCAATGGGGCTTCGAGCACAGCTATGCGCTGCTCGGCGGCGCCGCGACCAATCACTTCGCGCATGAACTGGCGAACTCGCAGAACTACACCGAAGACGGCAAGTACGTTCAGCCCGGCCAACCCGGACAACCGGGCGGTGCGGGCGGCAGCCCCGCCGTGTTCTACTCGACCGACTTCTACACGCAACGCCTGATCTCGTACATCGATTCGAACAAGGGCGACGGCAAACCGTTCTTCGCCTACGCGGCTTATACGTCGCCGCATTGGCCTTTGCAGGTGCCCGATCCCTATCTGCACAACTACGTCGGCCATTACGACGCCGGCTACGACGTGATTCGCAACGCGCGCATTGCACGGCAAAAAGCGCTCGGCATCATTCCGAGCGACTTCGTGCCGTACGGCGGTGCATCGGAAACGCTCGTTACGAGCGCGGCCACGCCGAACAACGGCACGGTCAACGCGAAGTATGTGAGCGCGGTGCATAGCGCGGTGCAAGGCTATACCGACTACGGCCCGGGCACGGTGAACAAAACGTGGGCGAGCCTCTCGCCGGCCGAAAAGAAAGCGCAGGCCCGTTACATGGAAATCTACGCGGGCATGGTCGAGAACCTCGATCACAACATCGGCCTGCTGATCCAGCATCTGAAGGACATTGGCGAGTACGACAACACCTTCATCATGTTCCAGTCGGACAATGGCGCGGAAGGCTGGCCGATCGACTCCGGCGCCGACCCGACCGCCACCGACACCGCCAATGCCGCCGACCCGGTCTACTCGCAACTCGGCACCGACAACGGCAAGCAGAACGCGCAACGTCTGCAATACGGTTTGCGCTGGGCCGAAGTGAGCGCGACACCGTTCCGGCTGACCAAGGGCTATTCGGGCGAAGGCGGCGTGTCCACGCCGTTGGTCGTGCATCTGCCTGGCCAGACCACGCAGAAACCGACGCTGCGCGATTTCACGCACGTGACCGATAACACCGCCACGTTCCTCGCCGTCGCGCAGATTTCGCCGCCCACGCAAGCCGCGCCGCCGCTGATCAACACGCTGACCGGCGTCGATCAGAACAAGGGCAAGGTGGTCTACAACAATCGTTATGTGTATCCGATCACCGGGCAGTCGCTGCTGCCGCTGCTGAACGATCAGAGCACGGCGGCGGTACACAGCGCGTCGTTCGGCGACGAAGCGTACGGGCGCGGCTATCTGCGCAGCGCCGACGGTCGCTGGAAAGCACTGTGGACGGAGCCGCCGCTCGGTCCCGTGGATGGTCACTGGCAACTGTATGACATGAGCGCCGACCGCGGCGAAACGCAGGACGTGTCGACGCAGAATCCCTCGGTGATCGACGGTCTCATTCAGCAATGGAACAGCTATATGAGCAGCGTCGGCGGTGTCGAGCCGTTGCGCCCGCGTGGCTACTATTGA
- a CDS encoding formylglycine-generating enzyme family protein — translation MTVRFRLKRATALYGTYAAIAVAAFAAAFTAAMAASAAFGSGKTSAFDDLNRSRPLVSLGSESQCERYGGLPARWRDDPRAGMVHLRGGDFVFGSKLGYEDERPAGGGKTHVAGFWIDQTDVTNAQFAAFVKATGYVSDSERQGGAVVFHTPTRDEMNARDLAWWTWVKGAAWNHPSGPGSTLDGRLNQPVTMVTQADALAYAHWLGRDLPTEAEWEFAGKAGHEGADLDTAPRDEHGKPSANYWQGVFPVLNTNEDGHVGLAPVGCYAANDFRLYDMIGNAWEWTRDVYTGPHQSHTNGDTAAVAPLGRKHDTPMVIKGGSFLCSRDYCVRYRAASREQQEADLPASHIGFRTVSRDAS, via the coding sequence ATGACAGTACGTTTCAGGCTGAAGCGCGCCACGGCGCTTTACGGCACTTACGCCGCGATCGCCGTGGCCGCGTTCGCCGCCGCTTTTACCGCTGCCATGGCCGCTTCGGCGGCATTCGGCAGCGGCAAGACGAGCGCGTTCGACGACCTCAATCGCTCGCGCCCGCTGGTCTCACTCGGCTCCGAATCGCAATGCGAGCGCTACGGCGGTTTGCCCGCGCGCTGGCGCGACGATCCGCGAGCCGGCATGGTGCATCTGCGTGGCGGCGACTTCGTGTTCGGCAGCAAACTCGGCTACGAAGACGAGCGCCCTGCCGGCGGCGGTAAAACACATGTCGCCGGTTTCTGGATCGATCAGACCGACGTGACGAACGCGCAGTTCGCGGCCTTCGTCAAAGCGACCGGCTATGTCAGCGATTCCGAACGCCAGGGCGGCGCCGTGGTGTTTCACACGCCGACGCGCGACGAGATGAACGCACGCGATCTGGCGTGGTGGACGTGGGTGAAGGGCGCGGCGTGGAATCATCCGAGCGGGCCCGGCAGCACGCTCGACGGCCGCCTGAACCAGCCCGTCACGATGGTCACGCAAGCCGACGCGCTCGCCTACGCACATTGGCTCGGCCGCGATCTGCCGACCGAAGCCGAATGGGAATTCGCGGGCAAAGCCGGTCACGAAGGCGCGGACCTCGATACCGCGCCGCGCGACGAACACGGCAAGCCGAGCGCGAATTACTGGCAAGGCGTGTTTCCCGTCTTGAACACGAATGAAGACGGCCACGTCGGACTCGCGCCAGTCGGCTGCTATGCCGCTAACGATTTCAGGCTCTACGACATGATCGGCAACGCATGGGAATGGACGCGTGACGTCTACACGGGTCCGCACCAATCGCACACCAATGGCGATACGGCCGCGGTCGCGCCGCTCGGCCGCAAGCACGATACGCCGATGGTGATCAAAGGCGGCTCGTTCCTGTGCTCGCGCGACTATTGCGTGCGTTATCGGGCGGCGTCGCGTGAACAGCAGGAAGCGGATTTGCCGGCCTCGCATATCGGCTTTCGCACTGTGTCGAGGGACGCGTCATGA
- a CDS encoding MetQ/NlpA family lipoprotein: protein MKLLKFATALLLGAAFLLPHAEAAESQVIRIGVIPGAQAQIMDEVRRVAASQGLTLDVVVFDQPERIDAALAAKEIDAASFEDGPSLDAQRKQHGYPLTRVTTTVTFPIALYSRTLTNLGQLQRGATIAIPDDADGTSRALILLQNFTLLTFRDSAGLHAKLSDITSNRLNLKIRRVPRAHLFDTLNSVAFAVIDSDDAARAGLYPARDGLGIEDARSPYANVLTVRDPDRTQPWVSQLVAAYHSNDVAHFILTRYQDSVRRPW, encoded by the coding sequence ATGAAGCTCCTTAAATTTGCAACCGCGCTGCTGCTGGGCGCGGCATTTTTGCTTCCGCATGCGGAAGCAGCAGAATCGCAGGTCATCAGGATCGGCGTGATTCCCGGCGCACAGGCGCAAATCATGGACGAAGTACGCCGTGTAGCAGCCAGCCAGGGACTCACGCTCGACGTCGTCGTGTTCGATCAACCCGAGCGCATCGATGCGGCGCTCGCTGCGAAAGAAATCGACGCGGCGAGTTTCGAAGACGGCCCGAGTCTCGACGCGCAACGCAAACAGCACGGCTATCCGCTGACCCGCGTCACGACGACCGTGACGTTTCCGATCGCGCTGTACTCGCGCACGCTGACCAACCTCGGCCAGTTGCAACGCGGCGCGACGATCGCCATTCCCGACGACGCCGACGGCACCTCGCGCGCACTGATCCTGCTGCAGAACTTCACGCTGCTGACCTTCAGGGACAGCGCCGGCCTGCATGCCAAGCTCAGCGATATCACCAGCAACCGGCTGAATCTGAAGATTCGTCGCGTGCCGCGAGCGCATCTGTTCGATACGTTGAATAGCGTGGCCTTCGCCGTGATCGATAGCGACGACGCCGCGCGCGCAGGTCTTTATCCGGCACGCGACGGTCTCGGCATCGAAGACGCGCGCTCGCCCTACGCGAACGTGCTAACGGTGCGCGACCCCGACCGCACGCAGCCGTGGGTTTCGCAACTGGTCGCCGCGTATCACTCGAACGACGTCGCGCATTTCATCCTGACGCGTTATCAGGACTCGGTGCGCCGACCGTGGTAA
- a CDS encoding HlyD family efflux transporter periplasmic adaptor subunit, which produces MADHADTLHDRKRAARRRRFAIFFGVVALGGAVWLTYWGLSTRFYEETDDAYVAGNIVQIAAQIPGTVTDILVDNTRQVRAGQPLVKLDDTEAAAAFAQARAQLTLAVRQVANATISRKLYVQSIDARRAELALAQRALAARDHASVEVVSPEELARAKETVAVAQANLASAQVQLDAARALGGKFPIESSPTVLQAAAQLRLAYRNFQRTTVVSPVDGTVGQRSVQIGQQVGPGLALMSIIPLERLWVEANFKEGQIRSMRVGQPVRIVSDVYGSQVVYRGHVEGFSAGTGSAFSMLPSQNAAGNWIKVVQRVPIVISLDAAELAAHPLRLGLSMQVSVDTHQRGGHLIGNDTPAAAQTTRVHDNVSRDADALIARIIGENSDRGGAAD; this is translated from the coding sequence ATGGCGGACCACGCTGACACGCTGCACGACCGCAAACGCGCAGCACGGCGGCGCCGTTTCGCCATTTTCTTCGGCGTGGTGGCGCTCGGCGGCGCGGTGTGGCTCACGTACTGGGGATTAAGCACTCGCTTCTACGAAGAGACCGATGACGCCTACGTGGCCGGCAACATCGTGCAGATCGCGGCGCAAATACCGGGCACGGTCACGGATATTCTGGTGGACAACACGCGCCAGGTGCGAGCCGGTCAGCCGCTCGTCAAGCTCGACGATACCGAGGCCGCTGCCGCGTTCGCGCAGGCTCGCGCGCAACTGACGCTGGCCGTGCGCCAGGTGGCGAACGCGACGATCTCGCGCAAGCTGTACGTGCAATCCATCGACGCGCGCCGTGCCGAACTCGCTTTGGCGCAACGCGCGCTGGCGGCGCGCGACCATGCGTCGGTGGAAGTCGTGTCGCCGGAAGAACTGGCGCGTGCCAAAGAGACGGTGGCGGTCGCGCAGGCGAATCTTGCGTCCGCGCAGGTTCAGCTCGACGCCGCGCGTGCGTTAGGCGGCAAATTCCCGATCGAATCGAGTCCGACGGTTTTGCAGGCTGCCGCGCAATTGCGGCTCGCGTACCGCAATTTTCAGCGTACGACCGTGGTGTCGCCGGTGGACGGCACGGTCGGCCAGCGTTCGGTGCAGATCGGGCAGCAGGTTGGGCCCGGGCTCGCACTGATGTCGATCATTCCGCTCGAACGTTTGTGGGTCGAGGCCAACTTCAAGGAAGGACAGATTCGCAGCATGCGGGTGGGGCAGCCGGTGCGTATCGTGTCGGATGTGTATGGTTCGCAAGTGGTGTATCGGGGCCATGTGGAAGGTTTTTCGGCGGGTACGGGTAGCGCGTTTTCAATGTTGCCGTCGCAGAACGCGGCCGGCAACTGGATCAAGGTCGTGCAGCGCGTGCCGATTGTGATTTCGCTGGATGCGGCGGAATTGGCCGCGCATCCGTTGCGGCTGGGTTTGTCGATGCAGGTGTCGGTGGATACGCACCAGCGCGGCGGTCATCTGATCGGCAACGACACACCGGCGGCGGCACAGACGACCCGGGTGCACGACAACGTCTCGCGTGATGCCGACGCATTGATCGCGCGAATCATCGGGGAGAATAGCGACCGCGGTGGCGCAGCGGATTAG
- a CDS encoding efflux transporter outer membrane subunit: protein MSRRLKGRFSTRITLPLLLATALNGCVSDAGLHTNVEPLKPSADSLARTVGPGANGAWPAPDWVKRYNDPQLNELAAEALANNPGLQIAKARVGGAQAQLEQFASLTGLTGTAVASVSKTRLPQPDNVADVSVGGQQIPVQLFNDSTVSPSAVIAGLSYQLDLWGKNAALTRSLLSTRDAARIDAEQARLTLTVALVTLYCELDRAFAMQEILLQKQQAADHVDAVLRERGARGIDNAYDAADASLKRSRLASQQVLNDERIQLTELRIGVLTGRGPERGLSLHRPRLAATADTPLPAQLPVDLLGRRPDIVAARLRAEAALANTDATRAQFYPDVNLVAFAGLTALTPAALFSRAALTGSVGPAISLPIFDRTRLRAQLGGDYANVDAAVGLYNKTIDQALGEVAQQLTSLRTVDTLTLEQAHAVDAASRIVAIAEERHRRGIGMQKDVTLADLSLLDERAQQVDLQGRRRLLQVALVGALGGGFDERNVAGAPIAHSQPAFFSHARIMDTHFD, encoded by the coding sequence ATGAGCCGACGCCTGAAAGGCCGCTTCTCCACGCGAATTACGTTGCCGCTTCTTCTTGCCACGGCGCTCAACGGCTGCGTGAGCGATGCCGGTCTGCACACCAACGTCGAGCCGCTCAAACCTTCCGCCGATTCGCTTGCGCGAACCGTCGGCCCAGGCGCGAACGGTGCGTGGCCCGCGCCCGATTGGGTCAAGCGCTACAACGATCCGCAACTGAACGAACTCGCCGCCGAAGCATTGGCGAACAATCCCGGTCTGCAGATCGCCAAGGCGCGAGTTGGCGGTGCGCAGGCGCAACTGGAACAGTTCGCGTCGCTGACCGGCTTGACCGGCACGGCGGTCGCGTCGGTCAGCAAAACCCGTTTGCCGCAGCCGGACAATGTGGCCGACGTGTCGGTCGGCGGTCAGCAGATTCCGGTGCAGTTGTTCAACGATTCGACGGTGTCGCCCTCCGCGGTGATCGCCGGTTTGAGTTATCAGCTCGATCTGTGGGGCAAGAATGCCGCGCTGACACGCAGCCTGCTATCCACGCGCGACGCCGCTCGCATCGACGCGGAACAGGCGCGCCTCACGCTGACGGTCGCTCTGGTAACGCTCTACTGCGAACTCGACCGTGCATTCGCGATGCAGGAAATCCTGTTGCAGAAGCAACAGGCCGCGGACCACGTCGACGCCGTGCTGCGCGAGCGGGGCGCGCGCGGGATCGACAACGCGTACGACGCGGCCGACGCCTCGCTCAAACGCAGCCGCCTCGCGTCGCAGCAGGTGCTCAACGACGAGCGTATCCAGTTGACCGAGTTGCGGATCGGCGTGTTGACGGGGCGCGGTCCGGAGCGCGGCTTGTCGTTGCATCGTCCGAGACTTGCCGCGACTGCCGATACTCCGTTGCCCGCGCAACTGCCGGTCGATCTGCTCGGCCGCCGTCCCGACATCGTGGCGGCACGGTTGCGGGCCGAAGCGGCGCTCGCGAATACCGACGCGACGCGCGCGCAGTTTTATCCCGATGTGAATCTGGTGGCGTTTGCCGGCCTAACTGCGTTGACGCCGGCCGCGCTGTTCTCGCGTGCCGCGTTGACCGGTTCGGTGGGGCCGGCCATTTCGCTGCCGATCTTCGACAGAACGCGGTTGCGCGCGCAACTAGGCGGCGACTACGCCAATGTCGACGCGGCCGTCGGCCTCTACAACAAGACCATCGACCAGGCGCTCGGCGAGGTCGCGCAGCAGCTCACCTCGCTGCGCACCGTCGACACGCTCACGCTCGAACAGGCGCACGCGGTGGACGCGGCCTCGCGCATCGTCGCGATTGCCGAGGAGCGGCACCGGCGCGGTATCGGCATGCAGAAAGACGTGACGCTCGCGGATCTGTCGCTGCTCGACGAGCGCGCGCAGCAGGTCGATCTGCAAGGCCGCCGCCGCTTGTTGCAAGTGGCGCTGGTCGGCGCGCTCGGCGGCGGTTTCGACGAACGCAACGTGGCCGGTGCACCGATCGCGCATTCGCAGCCGGCCTTTTTCTCCCACGCACGCATCATGGACACGCACTTCGATTGA